The following proteins are encoded in a genomic region of Chloracidobacterium sp.:
- a CDS encoding MogA/MoaB family molybdenum cofactor biosynthesis protein has product MDIRTAIISISDTRTLENDRSGDKLAELAAAMGMIVAERAMATDDLQPLSELIAGLCDRGGVDLILTTGGTGLGTRDNTPEATLAVVEREVPGLSEAMRRETALKTPFAMISRGVCGVRGSTLIINLPGSTKAVEECLQVIAPVLSHAVSLIRGESVH; this is encoded by the coding sequence ATGGATATCAGGACGGCGATCATTTCAATAAGCGACACACGAACGCTTGAGAATGACAGGTCAGGCGATAAGCTGGCTGAACTTGCTGCCGCCATGGGTATGATCGTTGCCGAAAGGGCAATGGCCACGGACGATCTTCAGCCGCTCTCAGAGTTGATCGCAGGTCTTTGTGACCGCGGCGGCGTCGATCTGATCCTGACAACCGGCGGGACGGGCCTTGGCACCAGGGATAATACGCCCGAAGCCACGCTGGCGGTCGTCGAACGCGAAGTTCCCGGACTGAGCGAGGCAATGCGTCGTGAAACGGCCTTAAAAACGCCATTTGCTATGATCTCGCGCGGCGTCTGCGGTGTCCGTGGGTCAACGCTTATCATAAATCTGCCGGGATCGACCAAAGCTGTCGAAGAATGCCTTCAGGTCATCGCTCCGGTTCTTTCGCATGCGGTAAGCCTTATACGCGGAGAGAGCGTGCATTAG
- a CDS encoding peptidase S10 yields MRIIVLLSLFLTLVSLSVAQQPSPSPTQRPAATPEIKEEPPVTAKHSIRIGGRALNYTTTTGFMPIKNPATGDVEAHIFYMAYALDNAPAGRPLMFSFNGGPGSASVWLHLGAIGPRRIKMLDDGMLPPPPYEMEDNAATWLAETDLVFIDPVGTGYSRAVKPELGQKFFGLKGDIDSVGEFIRLYLGRNERWLSPLFLVGESYGTTRASGLSNWLFDHGIALNGICLISTVLNFQTIRFAENNDLPLVLILPSYATTAWYHKRLSPAMQSRSVTEIAKQAEDFAMNEYLPAMMRIDRLSASERASLLEKFSAFTGLSKEFIDRSNFRVDLGQFNKELLRGERRTTGRLDSRFKGIDRDAAGSSPDSDPSMDAIRPPYTAAFNAYVRGELGYRTDTEYYILGGGINAPWNYGQSNGYADTSMSLKDAMSKNPYMRIMLAQGYYDMATPFFAAEYTVSAMNLDPTLRRNIEFKYYEAGHMMYIDVKQLRKLHDDASAFISGSIRK; encoded by the coding sequence ATGAGAATTATCGTTCTTCTGTCGCTTTTTTTGACTCTTGTATCGCTTTCCGTTGCTCAGCAGCCGTCGCCTTCACCGACGCAGCGGCCTGCCGCAACGCCGGAGATCAAAGAAGAACCGCCCGTTACGGCAAAACACAGCATCCGTATCGGCGGCCGAGCCTTGAATTACACGACCACGACCGGCTTCATGCCGATCAAGAACCCGGCAACCGGAGATGTCGAGGCGCATATCTTCTATATGGCATATGCGCTTGACAACGCCCCTGCAGGCCGGCCTCTGATGTTCTCATTCAATGGCGGCCCCGGCTCTGCAAGCGTTTGGCTCCACCTCGGAGCGATCGGACCGCGTCGGATCAAGATGCTGGACGACGGCATGCTGCCGCCTCCGCCGTATGAGATGGAAGACAACGCGGCGACGTGGCTCGCTGAAACCGACCTGGTGTTCATCGACCCGGTCGGAACGGGCTATTCACGAGCGGTAAAACCTGAGTTAGGACAAAAATTCTTTGGCCTGAAAGGAGATATTGATTCGGTCGGCGAGTTCATACGGCTGTATCTCGGCCGTAATGAGCGATGGCTTTCGCCGCTCTTCCTTGTAGGCGAATCGTATGGAACAACACGGGCTTCCGGCCTCTCGAATTGGCTCTTTGATCACGGCATCGCATTGAACGGAATTTGCCTCATCTCGACGGTTCTCAATTTTCAAACGATCCGCTTCGCCGAGAATAATGACCTCCCGCTTGTCCTGATACTTCCCTCGTATGCAACTACGGCTTGGTATCACAAGCGGCTCTCACCCGCGATGCAAAGCAGATCAGTTACCGAGATCGCAAAGCAGGCGGAAGACTTTGCGATGAACGAATACCTGCCTGCAATGATGCGGATCGACCGTCTGTCGGCATCTGAGCGTGCATCACTGCTCGAAAAATTCAGTGCATTTACGGGCCTGAGTAAGGAATTCATCGACAGAAGTAATTTCCGCGTAGATCTCGGTCAGTTCAATAAAGAATTACTCCGAGGCGAAAGACGAACGACAGGACGCCTTGACAGCCGCTTTAAGGGCATCGACCGCGATGCGGCCGGCAGCAGCCCCGACAGCGACCCTTCGATGGATGCGATCCGGCCGCCATATACTGCGGCGTTCAACGCATACGTTCGCGGTGAACTCGGCTATAGAACTGATACGGAATATTACATCCTGGGCGGCGGTATAAACGCCCCATGGAATTACGGTCAAAGCAACGGCTATGCGGACACAAGTATGTCGCTGAAGGATGCGATGAGCAAGAATCCATATATGAGGATCATGCTCGCGCAGGGATATTACGACATGGCGACACCTTTCTTTGCGGCGGAATACACCGTCTCAGCAATGAACCTTGATCCGACCCTTCGGCGGAATATCGAGTTCAAATACTACGAAGCCGGCCATATGATGTACATCGATGTCAAACAACTGAGGAAGCTGCATGATGACGCATCCGCATTCATCTCAGGCTCGATCAGAAAATAG
- a CDS encoding amidohydrolase family protein has protein sequence MLFLLCGSAVTVFSQIAIKGDEVWTMTGDPIVNGVVLIKDGKIEAVGPAAAVKIPANYRIITAKFVTPGLIDAHSVVGLNGYMNQPHDQMALDGSGPIQPELRAIDAYNAEEKLIEWIRQFGVTTVHTGHQPSALVSGQTLIAKTSGKTVDGSVIVPEAMIAVTLGNNALAGQGRSPGTRAKQMAMLRAELIKAQENSKKTDASKDLRSAAWVSVIKREIPLLITANKAQDIMSALRLAKEFDLRIVLDGVADAQLVMDDIKASGFPVIVHPTMARAGGDSASLSMEDAAKIKRAGIPVALQSGYEGYVPKTRVVLYEAAMAAQNGLSRNDAMALITIDAAKLLGLDSRIGSLAAGKDADIALYDGDPFEWTSHCTGTIINGVVVSDVVR, from the coding sequence ATGCTGTTCCTGCTTTGCGGTTCGGCCGTTACGGTTTTCAGCCAGATCGCGATAAAAGGCGACGAGGTGTGGACAATGACGGGCGATCCGATCGTGAACGGCGTCGTTCTCATAAAGGACGGAAAGATCGAGGCTGTCGGCCCGGCAGCAGCCGTCAAGATACCGGCGAACTACCGCATCATTACGGCAAAATTCGTTACTCCCGGCCTTATTGACGCTCACAGCGTCGTCGGGCTGAACGGCTATATGAATCAGCCGCATGACCAAATGGCCCTTGACGGCAGTGGCCCTATTCAGCCGGAACTGCGTGCAATTGACGCATATAACGCCGAGGAAAAACTGATAGAGTGGATCCGTCAATTCGGTGTTACGACCGTTCACACGGGCCATCAGCCTTCAGCTCTTGTTTCCGGCCAGACGCTTATCGCGAAAACTTCCGGTAAGACCGTCGATGGATCGGTGATCGTTCCCGAGGCAATGATCGCGGTAACGCTGGGCAACAATGCTCTTGCCGGCCAAGGCCGCTCGCCCGGCACAAGGGCAAAGCAGATGGCCATGCTCCGAGCGGAGCTGATAAAGGCTCAGGAGAACAGCAAGAAAACGGATGCGTCCAAAGACTTACGCTCCGCCGCTTGGGTAAGCGTGATCAAACGCGAGATACCGTTGCTTATCACAGCGAACAAGGCTCAGGACATAATGTCCGCTCTTCGGCTGGCGAAGGAGTTCGATCTGCGGATCGTCCTTGACGGAGTTGCCGATGCGCAACTCGTGATGGATGACATCAAGGCGTCGGGCTTCCCGGTCATCGTCCACCCGACGATGGCTCGTGCGGGCGGCGACAGCGCGTCATTGTCAATGGAAGACGCGGCCAAGATCAAGCGGGCCGGCATTCCCGTCGCACTACAAAGCGGCTACGAGGGCTACGTTCCAAAAACCCGCGTCGTTCTTTACGAGGCTGCGATGGCAGCACAGAACGGCCTCTCGCGAAATGATGCGATGGCGCTTATCACGATCGACGCTGCCAAGCTCCTGGGCCTTGACAGCCGCATCGGGTCATTGGCTGCGGGTAAAGATGCCGATATCGCTCTGTATGACGGCGACCCGTTCGAATGGACCTCGCATTGCACAGGGACGATCATTAACGGAGTTGTCGTCAGCGATGTCGTGAGATGA
- a CDS encoding amidohydrolase family protein has protein sequence MRHIAVSLFIVLSISLTAAAQKKPVAFVNAKIIPIVGPQLDQGTIIVQNGKIAAIGDSRSIKVPSGATVIDAKGKVIMPGLIDSHSHIGEPSGGDASSPIQPDVRILDSVNVRAASIQRAQSGGITTVNIMPGSGHLNSGQTLYLKLRDNAVKIDDLMLYDAGGKYLGGMKFANGTNSIRAGGGAFPGTRAKSAALVREQFVKAQEYRDKVRKAAGDASKMPPRDLAMEALVELLDGKRTVHFHTHRHDDILTAIRLQKEFGFKLVLQHISEAWKVADEIAAAKVPASIIFLDSPGGKLEVLDLKAENGAALEKAGVLVGFHTDDGITDSRWFIRSAGMAVRAGMSREKALYALTMGNAIILDVADRTGSLEVGKDADMIVLSGDPLSVYTHILETWVEGKKVFDRSDPKDYLIQVGGAGAASDGFIDTDDYDGGND, from the coding sequence ATGAGGCATATAGCCGTATCGCTGTTTATTGTACTTTCTATCTCCTTGACGGCCGCGGCTCAGAAAAAGCCTGTGGCCTTTGTCAACGCCAAGATCATCCCGATCGTCGGGCCGCAGCTTGACCAAGGGACGATCATCGTCCAAAACGGAAAGATCGCCGCTATCGGCGACAGCCGATCAATAAAGGTGCCGTCGGGGGCGACGGTAATTGATGCAAAAGGCAAGGTTATAATGCCGGGCCTGATCGATTCACACTCGCACATTGGCGAGCCTTCGGGCGGTGATGCGTCGTCGCCCATACAACCTGACGTTCGTATCCTGGACAGCGTGAACGTCCGTGCCGCCAGTATTCAGCGTGCACAAAGCGGCGGCATTACGACGGTTAATATAATGCCCGGTTCCGGCCATCTGAATAGCGGCCAGACACTTTATCTCAAACTAAGGGACAACGCCGTAAAGATCGATGACCTTATGCTCTATGATGCCGGCGGTAAATATTTGGGCGGGATGAAATTTGCCAACGGGACGAATTCGATCCGTGCCGGCGGCGGCGCCTTTCCCGGAACGCGTGCCAAATCGGCCGCTCTTGTACGTGAGCAGTTCGTCAAGGCTCAGGAGTATCGCGACAAGGTACGAAAGGCGGCCGGCGACGCCTCAAAAATGCCGCCGCGCGACCTTGCGATGGAAGCATTGGTCGAGCTGCTTGACGGCAAGCGTACCGTTCATTTTCATACGCATCGCCACGATGACATTCTAACCGCGATCCGGCTGCAAAAGGAGTTCGGGTTCAAACTCGTACTCCAACACATCAGCGAAGCGTGGAAGGTCGCCGATGAGATCGCGGCGGCAAAGGTGCCTGCATCGATAATCTTTCTTGACTCTCCGGGCGGAAAACTCGAAGTGTTGGATCTTAAAGCTGAGAATGGCGCGGCTCTGGAAAAGGCCGGCGTACTCGTCGGCTTTCATACCGATGACGGCATCACGGATTCACGCTGGTTCATCCGAAGCGCCGGCATGGCGGTTCGTGCGGGAATGAGCCGTGAAAAGGCCTTGTACGCATTGACCATGGGAAACGCGATCATTCTCGATGTCGCTGATCGCACCGGCTCGCTCGAAGTCGGCAAGGATGCTGATATGATAGTGCTTTCCGGTGATCCGCTGAGCGTCTATACGCACATATTGGAGACCTGGGTCGAAGGCAAGAAGGTATTTGACCGCTCAGACCCGAAAGACTATTTGATACAGGTCGGAGGCGCCGGAGCCGCTTCCGACGGCTTTATTGATACGGACGACTATGACGGAGGGAACGACTAA
- a CDS encoding SDR family oxidoreductase, producing MNGRTVLVTGASSGIGRAAAKLFAEKGDTVIAVARREKKLQELRDEAGSAAGPIKPHPADVTEVSQVDRLTSSVAEAFGNIDVLVNAAGIIKNGTIADTGLADWDRMMDINVRSVFYLMQKCVPYMHANKGNIVNVSSVAGTRSFPNVLSYCVSKAALDQLTRCAALELAPRGIRVNAVNPGVVVTDLHKRGGMNDDAYSAFLEHSKETHPLGRVGTAQEVAELILYLASDQAAWITGATYEIDGGRALTCAR from the coding sequence ATGAATGGCAGAACGGTCCTTGTAACAGGGGCGAGCAGCGGTATCGGCAGGGCTGCCGCAAAACTTTTTGCTGAAAAGGGCGATACGGTCATAGCCGTGGCGCGCCGCGAAAAGAAACTGCAGGAACTTCGCGACGAAGCCGGCAGTGCCGCCGGACCGATAAAGCCGCATCCGGCGGATGTTACTGAAGTGTCTCAGGTCGATCGTCTGACATCGTCGGTCGCAGAGGCTTTCGGGAATATCGACGTTCTCGTAAATGCAGCCGGCATCATCAAGAATGGTACGATCGCGGATACCGGCCTTGCCGACTGGGATCGAATGATGGACATCAACGTCCGGTCTGTCTTTTACCTTATGCAGAAATGCGTTCCGTATATGCATGCAAACAAAGGAAATATCGTAAATGTGTCGAGTGTGGCCGGCACACGTTCGTTTCCGAATGTACTTTCGTATTGTGTATCGAAAGCTGCTCTCGATCAGTTGACACGATGTGCCGCACTTGAACTTGCTCCAAGGGGAATCAGAGTCAATGCCGTAAATCCGGGCGTGGTTGTTACCGATCTGCACAAGCGCGGCGGTATGAACGACGATGCCTATTCTGCATTTCTTGAGCATTCAAAGGAAACGCATCCTCTTGGACGCGTCGGCACAGCTCAGGAGGTTGCGGAATTGATACTTTATCTTGCGTCGGATCAGGCGGCTTGGATCACGGGTGCAACCTACGAGATAGACGGCGGGCGGGCATTGACCTGTGCCCGGTGA
- a CDS encoding 3',5'-cyclic-nucleotide phosphodiesterase, whose translation MRVQILPSSFSGDADVSQQQRLTTFVVNDAVAFDAGSLAFGCDDRQRSSVRDIVISHTHLDHIAGLPIFIDDLFATVEGPIRVHAARQMIDVLEEHVFNWKVYPRFSELSNKNGKVLEYVEYEFGRTFKIGTLLTTAIEVDHLPPSAGFIVSDSGTAIGISGDTSQTDEFWTAVSAVEGPAAIFVECAFPDEFSELAKVSHHLTPRSLAAELSKFDTRHSTVYVSNIKAMYRHTVIEELMALGIKNLKIAEIGKVYEI comes from the coding sequence ATGAGGGTTCAGATACTTCCGAGCAGCTTTTCGGGCGACGCAGACGTGTCGCAGCAGCAGCGTCTGACCACATTCGTGGTAAATGATGCGGTTGCCTTTGACGCGGGAAGCCTCGCGTTCGGCTGCGACGACCGGCAGCGGAGTTCCGTCCGCGATATTGTGATTTCGCACACACATCTTGATCACATTGCGGGGCTGCCGATCTTTATCGATGATCTTTTCGCAACCGTCGAGGGGCCGATACGCGTGCACGCCGCCCGCCAGATGATAGATGTCCTTGAAGAACATGTCTTCAATTGGAAGGTCTATCCGCGCTTTTCCGAGTTGAGCAACAAGAACGGCAAGGTGCTTGAATACGTCGAATACGAGTTCGGCCGTACGTTCAAAATAGGCACACTATTGACAACAGCGATCGAGGTCGATCATTTGCCGCCGAGTGCGGGTTTTATCGTGTCGGATTCGGGAACAGCGATCGGTATCTCGGGCGATACTTCACAGACAGACGAGTTCTGGACCGCAGTATCCGCAGTCGAAGGCCCCGCCGCGATTTTTGTCGAATGTGCGTTCCCGGATGAGTTTTCGGAATTAGCAAAGGTGTCGCATCATTTGACGCCGAGGTCACTCGCCGCGGAGCTGTCGAAGTTTGATACACGGCATTCAACGGTTTATGTATCGAATATCAAAGCGATGTACCGGCACACAGTGATCGAAGAACTAATGGCGCTTGGAATAAAGAATTTGAAGATCGCGGAGATCGGTAAGGTCTATGAGATCTGA